A stretch of Bos taurus isolate L1 Dominette 01449 registration number 42190680 breed Hereford chromosome 5, ARS-UCD2.0, whole genome shotgun sequence DNA encodes these proteins:
- the AICDA gene encoding single-stranded DNA cytosine deaminase: protein MDSLLMKQRQFLYQFKNVRWAKGRHETYLCYVVKRRDSPTSFSLDFGHLRNKAGCHVELLFLRYISDWDLDPGRCYRVTWFTSWSPCYDCARHVADFLRGYPNLSLRIFTARLYFCDKERKAEPEGLRRLHRAGVQIAIMTFKDYFYCWNTFVENHERTFKAWEGLHENSVRLSRQLRRILLPLYEVDDLRDAFRTLGL from the exons cctcttgatgaagcagagacagtttctttaccagttcAAAAACGTGCGCTGGGCTAAGGGCCGCCATGAGACCTACTTGTGCTACGTGGTGAAGCGGCGGGACAGTCCCACCTCCTTCTCACTGGACTTCGGGCACCTTCGAAACAAG GCCGGATGCCACGTGGAGTTGCTCTTCCTCCGCTACATCTCTGACTGGGATCTGGACCCTGGGCGGTGCTACCGCGTCACCTGGTTCACGTCTTGGAGCCCCTGCTACGACTGTGCGCGGCACGTGGCCGACTTCCTGCGGGGGTACCCCAACCTGAGCCTGCGGATCTTCACGGCGCGCCTCTACTTCTGCGACAAGGAGCGCAAGGCCGAGCCAGAGGGGCTGCGGCGGCTGCACCGCGCTGGAGTCCAGATCGCCATCATGACGTTCAAAG attatttttattgctgGAATACTTTTGTGGAAAATCATGAAAGAACTTTCAAAGCCTGGGAGGGACTGCATGAAAATTCGGTTCGTCTGTCTAGACAGCTTCGACGCATCCTTTTG CCACTCTACGAGGTTGATGACTTGCGGGATGCATTTCGTACTTTGGGACTTTGA